From Anopheles coluzzii chromosome 3, AcolN3, whole genome shotgun sequence, the proteins below share one genomic window:
- the LOC120957885 gene encoding RWD domain-containing protein 2A, producing the protein MDEQAPHNDHQKKELQKQLDEFQMLSAIYCNPGELRVDDYGCIDNLTSYISGETDRLTTKLDYRFELPLLPDQKVQILVELPHRYPALEMPRIVIRSAVIPRDQERRLTDRIVRYIEEEVLERNEAYVLQVVGWIQDNFAELLAATAERKESKACPRSAGATTSPIVFERLWIYSHHLKSKMKRQTIIKTARDLRLTGFSRPGKPAIICVEGQQADTQEFWRTIKPLKWQKIQIKLCETETVAAGGENEMAALRHFAAGFREELFCADMDEDSDAEDQPMSMSLFMKFLDKHRCGYIKKELFGFQSAIDAPAS; encoded by the coding sequence ATGGATGAGCAAGCGCCACACAACGACCACCAGAAAAAGGAGCTACAAAAGCAGCTGGACGAGTTTCAAATGCTGTCGGCAATTTACTGCAACCCGGGCGAGCTGCGGGTGGACGATTACGGCTGCATCGACAATCTGACCAGCTACATCAGCGGCGAAACCGACCGGCTCACCACGAAGCTCGACTACCGCTTCGAGCTGCCCCTGCTGCCGGACCAAAAGGTACAGATTTTGGTCGAACTGCCCCACCGCTACCCGGCGCTGGAAATGCCGCGGATCGTGATCCGCTCGGCCGTGATACCGCGCGACCAGGAGCGCCGCCTAACCGATCGGATCGTGCGATACATCGAGGAGGAGGTGCTGGAGCGCAACGAAGCGTACGTCCTTCAGGTGGTGGGCTGGATACAGGACAACTTTGCCGAGCTGCTCGCCGCGACCGCTGAGAGGAAGGAGTCGAAAGCGTGTCCGCGCTCCGCCGGTGCGACCACCTCACCGATCGTGTTCGAACGGTTGTGGATATACTCGCATCATCTTAAAAGCAAGATGAAAAGACAGACAATCATAAAAACGGCACGGGATCTGCGGCTGACGGGGTTTTCCCGGCCCGGCAAACCGGCCATTATCTGCGTGGAGGGGCAGCAGGCCGACACGCAGGAATTTTGGCGCACGATCAAACCGCTCAAGTGGCAGAAGATACAGATCAAGCTGTGCGAAACGGAGACGGTGGCGGCCGGCGGTGAAAACGAAATGGCCGCCCTGCGCCACTTTGCGGCCGGCTTTCGGGAGGAACTGTTCTGCGCCGATATGGATGAAGACTCGGACGCGGAGGATCAGCCGATGAGCATGAGCCTGTTTATGAAGTTTCTCGACAAGCACCGGTGCGGCTACATCAAGAAGGAGCTGTTCGGGTTTCAGAGTGCGATCGATGCTCCCGCTAGCTAG
- the LOC120956299 gene encoding uncharacterized protein LOC120956299, which produces MKRWKWFAWRSVCLLLVLKIHTVNGETSDVSNDPAETEFELLKIVYRQNLLQDYADRIVDQPVEVEQLLTQRIESFLRETVERYGPGSNGQKRVRRDADDADAAIEADTAQARQLYLKGFRERGHVPVNFPVDICLLRVGKTIFAAALHQSETSNRTMNATAVSFYRRVKGKFEKYLEHQTVTARHFDCVSIAHLGFVAVVNYHDQELNVFGDGSPVFQIHEDGRTELVQTFGQPNQNTVHLWVHGKHVYLAHTYINLDAERGSTANVCPLYRWAGQYFDVIDQMPCYSSVHIEAFSIEQQMFVAVANQMSPAQGKDTFSDIFLLNPDTQKLVLHQRIYIYSVSHMAYFFFEARNGRREHFLITGNSVDEEGGKEGGDGPRPSNGIKSRTVERSSIVYKFVDGYFVPFQNLELTGVKMFLPVVHENGEFLLLVHCHDQPLLIYEYDGWKLAPSRIDYTGEAFAAGVSHMRVYRHIVNASVIVIANSNLFGKSINLFTPQYGVQNDLRRVYAHFIEWCERMHDQLGQVNLEQLYNKLVGLPDNAPDGARIVEKDLVLQDSAVRTIKAKTIATKHGLVDDALLSYVIEVNEYVQRVQEKMDLVEQTIHGSVLTNDTVRWNGDLAVSELIAPAGQMKQLDVKVLNNAAHKTRHTEQQGRRGDVPEDDVITVDRLIVDRIGSVQFFNGHAAESLLLVDDPPAKWKTLSLSAKKVVVGGNLFVNKLIDGVFFHPGNVLLPNVNQMFPAKSLMVKDLSVNRLTSKRLNATDAVAVQRMMDQSRTLLAKARGAMPREYGSDFESIDADDLKLTGLLNDIDPRALSDHVLLDEAAEQQLTGKLVVDQLVAHNVVVSDAKLSDVPLANVARTTGHQQILQDLQFVQPMVVEHLHLQDRLNHIPVIEGKLQVLHLSSDEIQPITGTKTFDYVTLLHPIELQGKINGASLSKMNPIVTVGDDLVLDGDYTIHGNVTFNGGLWAHNILSAGGTRNLHRVATHGLQVQTAPPPGQVLKFLQPVFVEHLRADQINELSVNDLVPQAAGGEVQYLTGRKTFVSELKIDGVADANEINKVDLNLLNRTMLQRAGAEQQIEGTIHFDTVIAPIVNSKNVLFESKRLDRLLRLDVPQNVSAAVRFENCTIYASNAIVAEELHADRQSTIYGYDLEYLLQDTLMLDADEANVPTVQGLKSFRNLTIGQLILHSEATLNSIPVENLKHIIAAGENRTIIKNEPYSFQSDITVNHLLFEGSINGVPKDAFCRAWLMYSGNQTFTAGQSIDHLATEQLFVTGQLNNVTMEQLVEHAYRTDREEYIERAVFHQGIVTYEPCSVGGLVSGLNVSSDVLLKQSPEMQTLGTVHVLGTLEAKGELHILSQLNGINFPKMMEFFSAPGENAEGRESVPVGIETHGNVYFEHDPTVIHLNGHNVQKLYGEVWLPHRPTVLTGRYQFQSVEFVKPLHTKDQPINHLNWDEVEARCLSGKRAQNITAPVQFLGDVTVHAGAAFQDVHLQGSLKSTHSSAGLNVVEYDKYALRYHEPQEITGKWLFHHAEVHGNFDVETLNGYNVKTDLLRNDAPSGNFTAAKRFTQLHVESIVCAPPCVIQDVDMDEWYANGLRLRGNQTIEGTLHIRNGIVTGNLEVLGTVNGMRFDAEHLMLKSLPQHVNGTLRLVTKFPKENKIYPLVFEALQANAINGKDVEQFLKNVALAGQTPLTVNIPVTFVQPLEADETVFEGDMVFGVNVTQLLQSTSYRKDINELASQVRSLNSVNDKLAESVFENSPVFSHFDKMKPLAVQAVRMLVLNLPVHPGPMDLIAVHSAEPNRPSAIDFYHWSTGNKGPGLVPAQAFPSIVGRDRTIVNVKRLNLGPKQHLFVEFQEHGSGKHFVQQILDLSHESTGMYKFIPLYVMNSTQSREAIGMKIVKLDCIVMYSKGKPGVEVRCLREHNLLQILDVRQMEETIVPLQIVALENHLIVLDSNERIQIWRSTASFYLKHHQTITVSHPSYLTVARYENQLMLAINSENTPNTAHHGSIEVWRKGLTGNGTFVQHQLILTKLPKQLQLSVLPSKEMLLYTLTENWLHPLVVYRYEGVTGFREILTTNTIRQKAKRMSVLKLRLARKEIIAIVGPESTDFVEVVFV; this is translated from the exons ATGAAACGGTGGAAGTGGTTCGCGTGGCGATCGGTGTGTCTATTGTTAGTTTTAAAAATACACACCGTAAATGGTGAAACTAGTGACGTGTCTAATGATCCTGCTGAAACTGAATTTGAACTACTGAAAATAGTCTATCGGCAAAATTTGCTACAAGACTACGCCGACCGCATTGTTGATCAACCCGTGGAGGTAGAACAGCTCTTAACACAAAGAATAGAAAGCTTTTTGCGCGAAACAGTGGAACGATACGGACCCGGCAGCAATGGGCAGAAGAGAGTACGGCGAGATGCAGACGACGCCGATGCAGCCATCGAGGCGGACACTGCACAAG CACGACAGCTCTATCTCAAGGGATTCCGTGAGCGGGGCCACGTGCCGGTTAACTTTCCAGTGGACATTTGCTTGCTGCGCGTTGGCAAAACGATCTTTGCTGCGGCCCTGCACCAAAGCGAAACCAGCAACCGGACGATGAATGCCACGGCCGTGTCCTTCTATCGCAGG GTGAAGGGAAAGTTTGAAAAGTATCTCGAACATCAAACCGTTACCGCCCGCCACTTTGACTGTGTGTCGATCGCGCACCTGGGCTTTGTGGCGGTCGTCAACTACCACGACCAGGAGCTGAACGTGTTCGGGGACGGTTCGCCCGTCTTTCAAATCCACGAGGACGGCCGCACCGAGCTGGTGCAAACGTTCGGCCAGCCGAACCAGAACACGGTACACCTGTGGGTGCACGGCAAGCACGTCTATCTAGCGCACACGTACATCAATCTGGACGCGGAGCGCGGCAGCACAGCCAACGTCTGTCCACTGTACCGCTGGGCCGGCCAATACTTTGACGTGATCGATCAAATGCCGTGCTACAGTTCCGTGCACATCGAAGCGTTCTCGATCGAGCAGCAGATGTTCGTGGCGGTGGCAAACCAAATGTCACCGGCGCAGGGCAAGGACACGTTCTCCGACATCTTCCTGCTGAACCCGGACACGCAGAAGCTCGTGCTGCACCAGCGCATCTACATCTACTCCGTGTCGCATATGGCGTACTTTTTCTTCGAAGCGCGAAACGGACGGCGGGAACACTTTCTCATTACTGGCAACTCGGTTGATGAGGAAGGTGGCAAGGAAGGTGGTGATGGCCCGAGGCCATCGAACGGCATCAAATCGCGCACTGTCGAGCGGAGCTCGATCGTGTACAAGTTCGTGGACGGATACTTTGTGCCGTTCCAAAACCTGGAGCTTACGGGTGTGAAGATGTTTCTGCCGGTTGTG CACGAAAATGGCGAATTTCTGCTGCTCGTCCACTGTCACGACCAGCCGCTGCTGATTTACGAGTACGACGGTTGGAAGCTGGCACCGTCCCGTATCGACTACACCGGCGAAGCGTTTGCGGCCGGCGTGTCCCACATGCGCGTCTACCGGCACATCGTGAACGCGAGCGTCATCGTGATCGCGAACAGCAATCTGTTCGGCAAGTCGATCAATCTGTTCACCCCCCAGTACGGGGTGCAGAACGATCTGCGCCGCGTGTACGCCCACTTTATCGAGTGGTGCGAGCGCATGCACGACCAGCTTGGGCAGGTGAATCTGGAGCAGCTGTACAACAAGCTGGTCGGGCTGCCGGACAATGCCCCGGACGGGGCGCGCATCGTCGAGAAGGATCTGGTGCTGCAGGATTCGGCGGTGAGGACGATCAAAGCCAAAACCATCGCGACGAAGCACGGCCTGGTGGACGATGCGTTGCTGTCGTACGTGATCGAGGTGAACGAGTACGTGCAGCGCGTCCAGGAGAAGATGGACCTGGTCGAGCAAACGATTCACGGCAGTGTGCTGACCAACGACACGGTCCGCTGGAACGGTGATCTGGCCGTTTCGGAGCTGATAGCACCGGCCGGGCAGATGAAGCAGCTCGACGTGAAAGTGCTGAACAATGCGGCACACAAGACGCGTCACACGGAGCAGCAGGGCAGAAGGGGGGACGTTCCCGAGGACGATGTGATCACGGTCGATCGGCTCATAGTGGACCGTATCGGCAGTGTGCAGTTCTTCAATGGGCATGCGGCCGAAAGTTTGCTGCTGGTTGATGATCCACCGGCGAAGTGGAAAACACTTTCCCTGTCGGCCAAGAAAGTCGTCGTCGGAGGCAATCTGTTCGTGAACAAGCTGATCGACGGCGTTTTCTTCCACCCGGGCAACGTGCTGCTGCCGAACGTGAATCAAATGTTCCCCGCCAAAAGCTTGATGGTGAAGGATCTAAGCGTGAACCGGCTGACGAGCAAGCGGCTCAACGCAACCGATGCCGTCGCCGTCCAGCGCATGATGGATCAGTCCCGCACGCTGCTGGCCAAGGCACGGGGCGCAATGCCCCGCGAGTACGGGAGCGATTTCGAAAGCATCGATGCGGACGACCTCAAGCTGACCGGGCTGCTGAACGATATCGATCCGCGCGCTCTCTCCGACCACGTGCTGCTGGACGAAGCAGCAGAGCAACAGCTTACCGGCAAActcgtcgtcgatcagctggTTGCGCACAATGTCGTCGTAAGTGATGCGAAGCTGTCCGACGTGCCGCTTGCAAACGTTGCCCGCACGACGGGCCATCAGCAAATCCTACAAGACCTACAGTTCGTGCAACCGATGGTGGTAGAACACCTGCACCTGCAGGACCGTCTCAACCACATACCCGTGATCGAGGGAAAGCTGCAGGTGCTGCACCTATCGTCGGACGAAATTCAACCCATCACGGGCACGAAAACGTTCGACTACGTCACACTGCTGCACCCGATCGAGCTGCAGGGCAAAATCAACGGCGCAAGCTTAAGCAAGATGAACCCCATCGTGACGGTCGGGGACGATCTCGTGCTGGACGGGGACTACACGATCCACGGCAACGTCACGTTCAACGGTGGACTGTGGGCGCACAACATTCTCAGTGCCGGCGGTACACGCAACCTTCACCGGGTGGCAACGCACGGTTTGCAGGTGCAGACGGCACCACCGCCCGGCCAGGTGCTTAAATTTTTGCAGCCCGTTTTCGTGGAGCATCTGCGGGCGGATCAAATCAACGAGCTAAGCGTCAACGATCTCGTACCGCAAGCGGCCGGCGGGGAGGTTCAGTATCTAACGGGGAGGAAAACGTTCGTCTCGGAGCTGAAGATTGACGGCGTGGCCGATGCGAACGAAATCAACAAGGTGGATCTGAATCTGCTCAATCGCACCATGCTGCAGCGAGCAGGGGCCGAACAGCAGATCGAAGGAACGATCCACTTCGACACGGTTATTGCGCCGATTGTGAACAGCAAAAACGTCCTTTTTGAATCGAAACGACTCGACCGATTGCTCCGGCTGGACGTGCCGCAGAATGTAAGCGCAGCGGTACGGTTCGAAAACTGTACCATCTACGCAAGCAACGCGATCGTTGCGGAAGAACTACACGCGGATCGGCAGTCGACGATTTACGGGTACGATTTGGAGTACCTGCTGCAGGATACGCTCATGCTCGACGCGGACGAAGCAAACGTACCGACCGTGCAGGGGTTGAAAAGTTTCCGCAATCTAACGATTGGGCAGTTGATTTTGCACAGCGAGGCAACGCTGAATTCCATCCCGGTGGAGAACTTGAAGCACATTATCGCTGCCGGCGAAAATCGAACCATCATCAAGAATGAACCGTACAGCTTCCAGAGCGACATCACCGTGAACCATCTGCTGTTCGAGGGTTCCATCAACGGTGTGCCGAAGGATGCGTTTTGTCGTGCGTGGTTAATGTACAGTGGCAATCAAACGTTCACTGCAGGGCAATCGATCGACCATCTTGCAACGGAGCAGTTGTTCGTTACCGGCCAGCTGAACAACGTTACGATGGAGCAGCTGGTGGAGCATGCGTATCGAACCGATCGGGAGGAATACATCGAGCGGGCAGTGTTTC ACCAAGGCATTGTTACCTACGAGCCGTGCTCCGTGGGTGGTTTAGTCTCGGGGCTTAACGTGAGCAGCGACGTACTGTTGAAGCAGTCGCCCGAAATGCAAACGCTCGGCACCGTGCACGTGCTGGGCACGCTGGAAGCGAAGGGCGAGCTACACATTCTGAGCCAACTGAACGGTATCAATTTCCCCAAGATGATGGAATTTTTCAGCGCCCCGGGTGAAAACGCCGAAGGCCGGGAAAGTGTACCGGTCGGCATCGAAACACACGGTAACGTGTACTTTGAGCACGACCCAACCGTCATCCACCTGAACGGGCACAACGTGCAGAAGCTGTACGGTGAGGTGTGGCTTCCCCACCGGCCAACGGTACTGACTGGCCGGTATCAGTTTCAGAGCGTTGAGTTCGTGAAACCGCTCCACACGAAG GATCAACCGATTAACCACCTCAACTGGGACGAAGTGGAAGCACGATGTTTGAGCGGGAAGCGAGCACAAAACATTACGGCACCGGTACAGTTTCTGGGCGATGTGACAGTCCATGCGGGCGCCGCGTTTCAAGACGTTCACCTGCAAGGTTCACTGAAAAGCACGCACAG CTCTGCTGGATTAAATGTGGTGGAGTACGATAAGTATGCTTTGCGGTATCACGAACCGCAGGAAATTACCGGAAAATGGCTTTTCCACCATGCGGAAGTACACG GAAACTTCGATGTGGAAACCCTCAACGGCTACAACGTCAAGACAGACTTGCTGAGAAACGATGCTCCGAGCGGGAACTTTACCGCTGCAAAGCGTTTCACCCAGCTGCACGTAGAAAGCATCGTCTGTGCTCCGCCCTGTGTCATACAGGACGTCGATATGGATGAGTGGTACGCGAACGGGCTTCGTTTGAGAGGCAACCAAACGATAGAAGGGACGCTTCACATTCGCAATGGTATCGTTACCGGCAATCTGGAAGTGCTCGGCACAGTGAACGGCATGCGGTTTGATGCGGAGCATTTGATGCTTAAATCGCTCCCGCAGCATGTCAATGGCACGCTGCGGCTGGTCACGAAATTCCCCAAGGAGAACAAAATCTACCCGCTGGTGTTTGAAGCGCTGCAAGCGAATGCCATCAACGGAAAGGATGTGGAGCAGTTTTTGAAGAACGTTGCTTTGGCGGGTCAAACCCCATTGACGGTGAACATTCCGGTCACGTTTGTGCAGCCACTGGAAGCGGATGAAACGGTGTTTGAGGGAGACATGGTGTTTGGTGTGAACGTGACCCAGCTTCTGCAGAGTACTTCCTATCGTAAAGATATAAATGAACTGGCGTCGCAGGTACGGTCGCTTAACAGCGTCAACGACAAGCTAGCGGAAAGTGTGTTTGAAAATAGTCCCGTATTTAGCCACTTTGATAAAATGAAACCCTTGGCAGTGCAAGCGGTGCGTATGCTTGTCCTGAACTTGCCAGTACATCCGGGGCCGATGGATTTGATAGCAGTTCACAGTGCCGAACCCAACAGACCGTCCGCCATTGATTTCTATCATTGGAGTACCGGCAACAAGGGACCAGGTTTAGTGCCTGCCCAAGCGTTCCCTTCGATCGTTGGACGCGATCGCACGATCGTGAACGTGAAACGGCTTAACCTGGGCCCCAAACAGCACCTGTTCGTTGAGTTCCAGGAGCATGGTAGTGGCAAACACTTTGTGCAACAAATTCTAGACCTAAGCCACGAATCGACGGGCATGTACAAATTCATCCCCCTGTACGTGATGAACAGTACCCAGTCCAGGGAAGCGATCGGGATGAAAATTGTTAAGCTAGACTGTATCGTGATGTACTCGAAGGGAAAGCCGGGTGTCGAAGTTCGCTGTCTGCGTGAACACAATCTGCTGCAAATACTGGACGTACGGCAAATGGAAGAAACGATCGTTCCCCTTCAAATTGTTGCCCTCGAAAACCATCTCATCGTGCTGGACAGTAACGAGCGGATCCAGATTTGGCGCTCGAC